One window of Xanthomonas sp. 10-10 genomic DNA carries:
- a CDS encoding sulfite exporter TauE/SafE family protein, translated as METLHTHWHLIAGVFLLAGWVKGVAGMGLPTVAMGLLGLWLTPAEAAALLALPSLVTNVQQAWGPDTLALLRRLWPLLATVTLGTWLSAGVMTGADPALVRAGLGALLALYALLGLARRQWTMQARHEPWVGPLAGLVTGLLSGATGVFVLPSLPYLSALHLPREVLIRSLGWCFGIATLALAIALAWHGALPGAAIAPSLWALLPTVIGMSLGAWVRNRISADMFRRFFFTTLLVLGLQGMWQALA; from the coding sequence ATGGAGACATTGCACACCCACTGGCATCTGATCGCAGGTGTTTTCCTGCTGGCCGGCTGGGTCAAGGGCGTGGCCGGAATGGGCTTGCCGACCGTTGCAATGGGACTGCTCGGTCTGTGGCTGACGCCTGCCGAGGCAGCGGCCTTGCTGGCACTGCCTTCACTGGTGACGAATGTGCAGCAAGCCTGGGGGCCAGACACGCTGGCCCTGTTGCGACGTCTGTGGCCATTGCTGGCAACCGTGACACTCGGCACCTGGCTCAGTGCAGGGGTGATGACAGGCGCCGACCCCGCCCTGGTCCGCGCCGGCTTGGGCGCGCTGCTGGCGCTGTACGCCCTGCTTGGGCTGGCCCGCCGACAGTGGACGATGCAGGCGCGTCACGAACCCTGGGTCGGGCCATTGGCCGGACTGGTCACCGGTCTGTTGAGTGGCGCCACCGGCGTGTTCGTGCTGCCATCACTGCCTTACCTCAGCGCATTGCACCTCCCGCGCGAGGTGTTGATCCGGTCGCTGGGCTGGTGTTTCGGCATTGCGACATTGGCGCTGGCCATCGCCCTGGCCTGGCACGGTGCGCTACCGGGCGCGGCGATCGCTCCGTCGCTGTGGGCGCTGCTGCCCACCGTCATCGGCATGTCGCTGGGTGCCTGGGTGCGCAATCGCATTTCTGCAGATATGTTTCGGCGCTTTTTTTTCACCACGTTGCTGGTGCTCGGCCTGCAAGGTATGTGGCAGGCGCTGGCGTAA